The genomic region ATGGGACTCCCCACATCATGCTGTCCCCTAAGCATTACTAACCCCAAGGGAATAGTGTATTTCTCTATAGAGCTCAAGAATATTAGGGGGCGAAAAAGCTCGTTCCAAAAGTACAGAAAACAAAGCACTGCCAGCGTGGAAAGAGCCGATCCAGAAAGGGGTAAAACGATTCTCAAATAGATCGTGAAGTAGGAAGCCCCGTCAATTCGCGCCGCCTCCTCGAGCTCGACGGGTATTGTCAAAAAAAACTGGCGCAAAAGGAAGACTCCAAAAGCGCTGATGGTTACTGGCAAGATAAGCGAGGCATGGGTATCGTAGAGACCCATACCTCGCATTAAAATGAAGAGAGGCACGACAGTAACTTGGATAGGTATCATCATCGACGAGAGCAGCAAGAAGAAGATAAAGTCACGACCTCTGAAGCGAATACGTGCAAACGCGTAGGCTGCTGTGGAACAAGTAATAAGCTGTCCAAGAGTAATGAGCGAAGAAACTTTAAAGCTGTTCCACATGTATCTCAGAAAGGGCGTGGCTTCGAGTAGCTGACGATATGGTCGTACATTAAAGAAGTTTGGGATCCAACGTGGAGGCAACGAAAAGGCAGTTTCGGCTGTTCCAAAAGACGTAGAAAGCATCCAAACGAAGGGCGTGATGATAATCAATGCACCCACAAAGAGCACAAAATAGCTCAAAACCTCCC from Candidatus Caldatribacterium sp. harbors:
- a CDS encoding carbohydrate ABC transporter permease; amino-acid sequence: MAKDFLKLAKGRWLDLVWEVLSYFVLFVGALIIITPFVWMLSTSFGTAETAFSLPPRWIPNFFNVRPYRQLLEATPFLRYMWNSFKVSSLITLGQLITCSTAAYAFARIRFRGRDFIFFLLLSSMMIPIQVTVVPLFILMRGMGLYDTHASLILPVTISAFGVFLLRQFFLTIPVELEEAARIDGASYFTIYLRIVLPLSGSALSTLAVLCFLYFWNELFRPLIFLSSIEKYTIPLGLVMLRGQHDVGSPIRSMAAVTLAIIPAVIIFVLAQRYLVKGITMTGLKE